The following coding sequences lie in one Streptomyces sp. NBC_00510 genomic window:
- a CDS encoding A24 family peptidase: MHVYPIAAAVVWGTVAGLALPRPAYRLSVAPEQPWRTRCPADVPYPVGRRGWWGPVRNAGKPAAGWRYALVTAVVCAAVAAGTGPRPELTVWLLLVPLGVLLARVDLTVLRLPDVLTLPAAPGTAALLGAAALLPGHEGSWPRALLGAAALGLFYLVLHLVNPDGMGFGDVKLAPTAGMVLAWYGWGTLAAGTFAAFALGAVTGLVLLAARRAERRTPLPFGPFILAGALAGPLLPS; this comes from the coding sequence ATGCATGTCTATCCGATCGCCGCGGCCGTCGTGTGGGGAACCGTCGCGGGGCTCGCCCTGCCGCGTCCGGCGTACCGGCTGTCCGTCGCACCCGAGCAGCCCTGGCGGACCCGGTGCCCGGCGGACGTGCCCTACCCGGTCGGCCGGCGCGGCTGGTGGGGGCCGGTGCGCAACGCCGGGAAGCCGGCCGCCGGATGGCGCTACGCCCTGGTGACCGCCGTGGTCTGCGCGGCCGTCGCGGCGGGCACCGGGCCGCGGCCCGAACTGACGGTGTGGCTGCTGCTCGTCCCGCTCGGAGTGCTGCTGGCCCGCGTCGACCTGACGGTGCTGCGGCTCCCGGACGTGCTGACGCTGCCCGCGGCCCCGGGGACGGCGGCTCTGCTGGGCGCGGCCGCGCTGCTCCCGGGCCATGAGGGATCGTGGCCCCGGGCGCTGCTGGGGGCGGCCGCGCTGGGGCTGTTCTACCTCGTGCTGCACCTGGTCAACCCGGACGGCATGGGCTTCGGCGACGTCAAACTCGCCCCCACCGCGGGCATGGTCCTCGCCTGGTACGGGTGGGGGACGCTCGCCGCCGGCACCTTCGCGGCCTTCGCGCTGGGCGCGGTCACCGGCCTCGTGCTGCTGGCGGCCCGCCGCGCCGAGCGCCGTACACCGCTGCCCTTCGGGCCGTTCATCCTGGCCGGCGCCCTGGCCGGACCGCTGCTGCCGTCCTGA
- a CDS encoding DUF192 domain-containing protein produces MGDRRRDGTGLLRLTGGRGTDGEGTPDGTGIPLEIAASYRARTRGLLGRTGITGALLLTPAASVHTLGMRFAIDVAYLDRRLRVLAVRTMPPGRLGRPRLRARHVLEAEAGAMAAWGLVPGAAVTVEAQA; encoded by the coding sequence ATGGGTGACCGCCGGCGCGACGGGACCGGGCTGCTGCGCCTCACCGGCGGCCGCGGCACGGACGGCGAGGGGACGCCGGACGGCACGGGGATACCGCTGGAGATCGCGGCCTCCTACCGGGCCCGCACCCGGGGGCTGCTGGGCCGAACCGGGATCACCGGGGCGCTGCTGCTCACGCCCGCCGCGAGCGTGCACACCCTGGGCATGCGCTTCGCCATCGACGTCGCCTACCTCGACCGCCGCCTGCGGGTCCTCGCCGTCCGCACCATGCCGCCCGGCCGGCTGGGCCGCCCGCGGCTGCGGGCCCGTCACGTGCTGGAGGCGGAGGCAGGTGCGATGGCGGCGTGGGGCCTGGTGCCGGGGGCGGCGGTGACGGTGGAGGCGCAGGCGTGA
- a CDS encoding DUF3592 domain-containing protein: MSMEAAIPVLFVAMAALITLVPLVVAVRAGRRVLWIRRALHGGLRAEGRCVRVYTTVGSTGEGPTHSRQHFVFEFRTADGRDVRFEDPGAPGTTIEGDHLTVAYVPEAPERALVVPAGYRVPYGQLALTLVFLGIFLAVGILLLVIGAQSPDFPGFSDSADFGGGGF, from the coding sequence ATGTCGATGGAAGCCGCGATACCGGTGCTCTTTGTCGCGATGGCCGCACTGATCACGCTCGTACCGCTGGTGGTCGCGGTACGCGCGGGACGTCGTGTGCTGTGGATACGGCGGGCCCTGCACGGCGGGCTCCGCGCCGAGGGGCGCTGTGTGCGGGTCTACACGACCGTGGGCTCGACGGGCGAGGGCCCGACCCACTCGCGGCAGCACTTCGTCTTCGAGTTCCGGACCGCCGACGGGCGCGACGTGCGCTTCGAGGACCCGGGGGCGCCGGGCACGACGATCGAGGGCGACCACCTGACGGTCGCCTACGTCCCCGAGGCACCCGAGCGCGCGCTGGTCGTCCCGGCCGGCTACCGGGTGCCGTACGGGCAACTGGCGCTGACGCTGGTCTTCCTGGGGATCTTCCTGGCCGTGGGGATCCTGCTCCTCGTCATCGGCGCACAGTCCCCCGACTTCCCCGGCTTCTCCGACTCCGCGGACTTCGGCGGCGGCGGGTTCTAG
- a CDS encoding alpha/beta hydrolase has translation MGHTVLATPLGDVALHRLGTPATGTPRTPVLLLHANPGDSRDYGAVAAGLAAEREVFALDWPGYGRSTAAAPHSVTPDGLADVAERALDAIARGGAPRVYVIGNSVGGWAAVRLAERRPAQVAGLVLVDPAGFTRLTPVTRWFCRAVMGRPSSAGRLIAPLARAYLGRLRTSSARATYERARGVRADAGRLAVHCALWRAFAAPGFGLSGVLPGIVPPVLLLWGRRDPLLPMLTDGRRARRSLPPGATFATLPAAHEAYNERPDLFLACVRPFLTE, from the coding sequence ATGGGCCACACCGTGCTCGCCACCCCGCTGGGCGACGTCGCCCTGCACCGCCTCGGCACCCCGGCCACCGGCACCCCGCGCACGCCCGTGCTGCTGCTGCACGCCAACCCAGGCGACAGCCGGGACTACGGAGCCGTCGCGGCCGGACTCGCCGCGGAACGCGAGGTCTTCGCCCTCGACTGGCCCGGCTACGGCCGCTCCACCGCCGCCGCCCCGCACTCCGTCACCCCCGATGGACTCGCGGACGTGGCGGAGCGCGCCCTCGACGCCATCGCACGGGGCGGCGCGCCGCGCGTCTACGTCATCGGCAACAGCGTGGGCGGCTGGGCCGCCGTGCGGCTGGCCGAGCGCCGCCCGGCGCAGGTGGCCGGGCTCGTCCTGGTCGACCCGGCCGGTTTCACCCGGCTCACCCCGGTGACCCGCTGGTTCTGCCGTGCCGTGATGGGACGTCCGTCCAGCGCCGGGCGCCTCATCGCCCCGCTGGCCCGTGCCTACCTGGGACGGCTCCGTACGAGCAGCGCCCGCGCGACGTACGAGCGCGCCCGTGGGGTCCGTGCCGACGCCGGCCGGCTCGCGGTGCACTGCGCCCTGTGGCGCGCCTTCGCCGCGCCCGGATTCGGGCTGAGCGGCGTCCTGCCGGGGATCGTCCCGCCCGTCCTGCTGCTCTGGGGCCGCCGCGATCCGCTGCTCCCCATGCTCACCGACGGTCGCCGGGCCCGCCGTTCGCTGCCGCCCGGCGCCACGTTCGCGACCCTGCCCGCGGCGCACGAGGCGTACAACGAGCGGCCGGACCTGTTCCTGGCGTGCGTGCGGCCCTTCCTCACGGAGTGA
- a CDS encoding OmpA family protein, giving the protein MPRPRPHPRPGVAAVLGLALVLTPLTAASARADDDPTAQPTPSAPTKVDAADPDLRLPEGATLAPPKVLDIVSVSDASSSEDASADDGEERHEESNSSVTYALQADVLFGRDSAKLNATATARIKAIASDIDAKDVTQPIRVFGFTDDLGSYEHGKVLSKKRADAVYKILAEELGSLGNSVHSFQVRGYSEDYPIADNSTETGRKQNRRVEITFRPS; this is encoded by the coding sequence GTGCCCCGTCCCCGTCCGCATCCCCGTCCCGGTGTCGCGGCCGTGCTGGGCCTCGCGCTCGTGCTCACGCCGCTCACCGCCGCGAGCGCGCGGGCGGACGACGACCCGACGGCGCAGCCCACCCCGTCCGCGCCCACGAAGGTGGACGCGGCCGACCCGGACCTGCGACTGCCCGAGGGGGCGACGCTGGCGCCGCCCAAGGTGCTGGACATCGTCTCCGTGTCGGACGCGTCGTCCTCCGAGGACGCCTCGGCCGACGACGGCGAGGAGCGGCACGAGGAGTCGAACTCCTCGGTCACCTACGCCCTTCAGGCGGACGTCCTGTTCGGCAGGGACAGCGCCAAGCTGAACGCGACGGCCACCGCCCGGATCAAGGCCATCGCGTCCGACATCGATGCCAAGGACGTCACGCAGCCGATCCGTGTGTTCGGCTTCACGGACGACCTGGGCTCGTACGAGCACGGCAAGGTGCTGTCCAAGAAGCGGGCCGACGCCGTCTACAAGATCCTGGCGGAGGAGCTCGGTTCGCTCGGCAACTCGGTCCACTCGTTCCAGGTGCGCGGGTACAGCGAGGACTACCCCATCGCCGACAACTCCACCGAGACGGGCCGCAAGCAGAACCGCCGCGTGGAGATCACGTTCCGTCCGTCGTAG
- a CDS encoding pilus assembly protein TadG-related protein, with the protein MSRRGRGDGGQTLGIYIVAVAALFFLAFAYFAVGQASSIRNTAQTAADASALAAAREVRNSVRERFLEALESGDLDQLRELLALNGMTVGNACGAAMDYAGQNDAVVDECDVGGPGGASVALHTSGTVGKSVVSGTESMHARATATAVVESRCGVDDRDGDEITFICDGDRLTVDPTSDDFQLNLAEFYSVHLSE; encoded by the coding sequence CTGAGCAGGCGTGGGCGCGGCGATGGCGGCCAGACCCTCGGCATCTACATCGTGGCCGTCGCGGCGCTGTTCTTCCTCGCCTTCGCCTACTTCGCCGTAGGTCAGGCGTCCTCCATCCGCAACACGGCACAAACGGCGGCCGATGCCTCGGCCCTAGCGGCGGCGCGGGAGGTTCGCAACAGCGTCCGGGAGCGGTTCCTCGAGGCCCTGGAGTCCGGCGACCTGGACCAACTCCGGGAACTGCTGGCCCTGAATGGGATGACCGTCGGCAACGCCTGTGGTGCGGCCATGGATTACGCGGGTCAGAACGATGCGGTCGTCGACGAATGTGACGTGGGCGGTCCGGGCGGCGCCTCGGTCGCACTCCACACCTCGGGCACCGTGGGCAAGTCCGTCGTGTCGGGTACTGAATCGATGCATGCGCGCGCGACAGCGACCGCCGTCGTCGAAAGCCGCTGTGGCGTCGACGACAGGGACGGCGACGAGATCACGTTCATCTGCGACGGTGACCGGCTGACGGTGGACCCGACGAGCGACGACTTCCAACTGAATCTGGCGGAGTTCTACTCCGTCCATCTCAGCGAGTGA
- a CDS encoding type II secretion system F family protein, producing MITVALAAVTALGVVGVCYGIGLYRSEVKLPSDLQLALEVGQTRTTKVGNAVDRLGMRWAPLVLRLMGPARVNRIRTRIDHAGHPYGLTVDRYAARRAVYGALGGLAALVLLRAGHWFAALLMVAYGLGWTDLGIRLAIRRRRDEIERTLPDFLDVLAVVVSAGLGFRQALERVASVYKGPWSDEIRIALRQMDVGVSRRDAFDQLRRRNGSEQVGQFVTALQQGEELGAPIARTLLQIATDMRRTEAQNARRRAARTVPRATGVITTLLVPATMILLMTGTILGSRINFGDLLG from the coding sequence GTGATCACCGTCGCGCTGGCCGCCGTCACCGCCCTGGGAGTGGTGGGCGTCTGCTACGGCATCGGCCTCTACCGTTCCGAGGTCAAGCTGCCCAGCGACCTCCAACTGGCCCTGGAGGTGGGGCAGACCCGCACCACCAAGGTCGGCAACGCCGTCGACCGCCTCGGGATGCGCTGGGCGCCCCTGGTGCTGCGCCTGATGGGCCCCGCCCGGGTCAACCGGATCCGCACCCGCATCGACCACGCGGGCCACCCCTACGGCCTCACCGTCGACCGCTACGCCGCCCGCCGCGCCGTCTACGGCGCCCTCGGCGGCCTCGCGGCCCTGGTGCTCCTCCGGGCGGGCCACTGGTTCGCCGCCCTCCTGATGGTCGCCTACGGCCTGGGCTGGACCGACCTCGGCATCCGGCTCGCCATCCGCAGACGCCGCGACGAGATCGAGCGCACCCTCCCGGACTTCCTCGACGTCCTCGCGGTGGTGGTGAGCGCCGGCCTCGGCTTCCGTCAGGCCCTCGAACGCGTCGCCTCCGTCTACAAGGGCCCCTGGAGCGACGAGATCCGGATCGCGCTGCGCCAGATGGACGTCGGCGTCAGCCGCCGTGACGCCTTCGACCAGCTGCGCAGGCGCAACGGCAGCGAGCAGGTCGGGCAGTTCGTCACGGCCCTGCAGCAGGGCGAGGAACTGGGCGCGCCCATCGCCCGCACGCTGCTCCAGATCGCCACGGACATGCGGCGCACCGAGGCCCAGAACGCCCGCCGCCGTGCGGCCCGCACCGTGCCGCGCGCGACGGGCGTGATCACCACGCTCCTCGTCCCCGCGACGATGATCCTGCTGATGACGGGCACGATCCTCGGGTCGCGCATCAACTTCGGTGACCTGCTGGGGTGA
- a CDS encoding type II secretion system F family protein, whose translation MALAVLGVTGLALVLGVWGLHAWSGGRADRAALVDRLADVPAAERRAVPFAGLDLRVRRTAWGRRLAARLAATGTDLTPGQFTAAALTVVGGAWLVADIVLAPFFGPIAALLAAWAVSSFLGWRRRVRTERFIAQLPELARVLANATQAGLALRTAVGMAAEELEAPAGEELRKVADAMTLGHSIEDAMAELQERLPSRELVVLVSTLVLSARAGGSVVESLRNLTVTLEERKETRREIRTQMSQVTVTAYAVPVIGVGSLLLLDRIMPGSLSAMTGSGAGRIAVLVALGLYVVGFGLIRRMSRIDV comes from the coding sequence ATGGCCCTGGCCGTGCTCGGCGTGACGGGCCTCGCGCTGGTGCTGGGCGTCTGGGGCCTGCACGCCTGGAGCGGCGGGCGCGCCGACCGCGCCGCGCTCGTGGACCGGCTGGCCGACGTCCCGGCCGCGGAACGGCGCGCCGTGCCCTTCGCCGGGCTGGACCTGCGGGTCCGGCGCACCGCCTGGGGCCGCCGGCTGGCCGCGCGGCTCGCCGCCACCGGCACCGACCTGACGCCCGGACAGTTCACCGCGGCCGCCCTCACGGTCGTCGGCGGCGCCTGGCTGGTCGCCGACATCGTGCTGGCCCCCTTCTTCGGACCGATCGCCGCGCTCCTGGCGGCCTGGGCGGTCAGCTCCTTCCTCGGCTGGCGACGACGGGTGCGCACCGAGCGCTTCATCGCCCAGCTGCCCGAACTCGCCCGCGTCCTGGCCAACGCCACGCAGGCCGGGCTCGCCCTGCGCACCGCCGTCGGCATGGCGGCGGAGGAACTGGAGGCCCCGGCCGGTGAGGAACTGCGGAAGGTCGCCGACGCCATGACGCTCGGGCACTCCATCGAGGACGCCATGGCCGAACTGCAGGAGCGGCTGCCCAGCCGGGAACTGGTGGTGCTGGTCTCCACGCTCGTCCTGTCGGCCCGGGCCGGCGGCTCGGTGGTGGAGTCGCTGCGGAACCTGACGGTGACCCTGGAGGAGCGCAAGGAGACCCGACGCGAGATCCGCACCCAGATGTCGCAGGTCACGGTCACCGCGTACGCCGTTCCCGTCATCGGCGTCGGCTCGCTGCTGCTGCTCGACCGGATCATGCCGGGCTCGCTGAGCGCGATGACCGGCTCCGGGGCCGGACGGATCGCCGTGCTCGTGGCGCTGGGCCTGTACGTCGTCGGCTTCGGGCTCATCCGCCGCATGTCGCGGATCGACGTGTGA
- a CDS encoding CpaF family protein has translation MSLRDRIAANEDTAPQTQEGHLVAVYRAKLLQEIDLAEMSALAAAERRVRLERVLGHIISREGPVLSTKERTGIIRRVVDEALGLGILEPLLEDASITEIMVNGPDRIYIERAGRVEPVAARFSSPEQLLQTIERIVSTVNRRVDESNPMVDARLPSGERVNVIIPPLSLTGPVLTIRRFPRAYALHELIGLGTLDEHMLMLLSALVRAKFNIIVSGGTGSGKTTLLNSLSGLIPDGERIITVEDAAELQLQQEHVVRLESRPPNVEGQGRITIRDLVRNSLRMRPDRIIVGEVRGGETLDMLQAMSTGHDGSLATVHANSAEDAVLRLQTLASMSEVKIPFEALRDQINSAVDVIVQLRRDVDGTRRIAEIAVLSSRGRDTFRLTTATRFRAEPMGPDRIVRGWFHHQPVPRQLAERFHLAGESVPAAFGVGETELELSSREAK, from the coding sequence ATGAGCCTGCGCGACCGCATCGCCGCGAACGAGGACACCGCCCCGCAGACGCAGGAGGGCCACCTCGTCGCCGTCTACCGGGCCAAGCTCCTCCAGGAGATCGACCTCGCCGAGATGTCGGCGCTCGCCGCCGCGGAGCGCCGGGTGCGCCTGGAACGCGTCCTCGGCCACATCATCAGCCGCGAGGGACCGGTGCTCTCCACCAAGGAGCGCACCGGCATCATCCGCCGGGTCGTGGACGAGGCCCTGGGCCTGGGCATCCTCGAACCGCTGCTGGAGGACGCCTCCATCACCGAGATCATGGTCAACGGCCCGGACCGCATCTACATCGAGCGGGCCGGCCGGGTGGAGCCCGTCGCCGCCCGGTTCAGCAGCCCCGAGCAACTGCTGCAGACCATCGAGCGGATCGTGTCGACCGTCAACCGCCGGGTGGACGAGTCGAATCCGATGGTGGACGCCCGTCTGCCCTCCGGCGAGCGCGTCAACGTCATCATCCCGCCGCTGTCGCTGACCGGCCCGGTCCTCACCATCCGCCGCTTCCCCCGCGCGTACGCCCTGCACGAGCTGATCGGCCTCGGCACCCTCGACGAGCACATGCTGATGCTGCTCTCCGCCCTCGTGCGGGCCAAGTTCAACATCATCGTCAGCGGCGGCACCGGCTCGGGCAAGACCACCCTGCTCAACTCGCTGTCGGGACTCATCCCGGACGGGGAGCGCATCATCACCGTCGAGGACGCCGCCGAACTCCAGCTCCAGCAGGAGCACGTCGTACGCCTGGAGAGCCGGCCGCCCAACGTCGAGGGCCAGGGCCGGATCACCATCCGCGACCTCGTGCGGAACTCGCTGCGCATGCGCCCCGACCGGATCATCGTCGGTGAGGTCCGCGGCGGCGAGACCCTCGACATGCTGCAGGCCATGTCGACCGGCCACGACGGCTCGCTGGCCACGGTGCACGCCAACTCGGCCGAGGACGCGGTGCTCAGGCTGCAGACGCTGGCCTCGATGTCGGAGGTGAAGATCCCCTTCGAGGCGCTGCGCGACCAGATCAACAGCGCCGTCGACGTCATCGTCCAGCTGCGCCGGGACGTCGACGGCACCCGCCGGATCGCCGAGATCGCCGTGCTGTCCTCACGGGGACGCGACACCTTCCGGCTGACCACCGCGACCCGCTTCCGCGCCGAGCCGATGGGGCCCGACCGGATCGTGCGGGGCTGGTTCCACCATCAGCCCGTACCGCGTCAACTGGCCGAACGCTTCCACCTGGCGGGCGAGTCCGTGCCGGCGGCCTTCGGGGTCGGCGAGACCGAGCTGGAACTGTCGAGCAGGGAGGCGAAGTGA
- a CDS encoding pilus assembly protein has translation MTARTRRRRDRGSASLEFLGMLPILLLIALAGLQLGLAAYTAAQAGTAARAAARMAALHDPPVSGPVAGTEAVSSWLQDGTQVSTTGDTGDSVHATATVEIPSVLPGLSPGSVTRTATMPREDDEGADE, from the coding sequence GTGACGGCCCGGACCCGCCGCCGGCGCGACCGGGGCAGCGCCTCCCTGGAGTTCCTGGGGATGCTGCCGATCCTGCTGCTGATCGCCCTCGCGGGGCTGCAGTTGGGCCTCGCCGCCTACACCGCGGCCCAGGCCGGCACGGCCGCCCGCGCCGCCGCGCGTATGGCCGCCCTGCACGACCCTCCCGTGAGCGGCCCCGTCGCGGGCACGGAGGCGGTGAGCTCCTGGCTGCAGGACGGTACGCAGGTCAGCACCACCGGCGACACGGGGGACTCCGTGCACGCGACGGCGACCGTGGAGATCCCGTCGGTGCTCCCGGGCCTCAGCCCGGGCTCCGTCACCCGGACCGCCACGATGCCCAGGGAGGACGACGAAGGGGCCGACGAATGA
- a CDS encoding AAA family ATPase yields MTGVRILSGTPDPDTARALTGVLHQLPGAEPGPALPDSTTLLDVLARAAGTGVDELPEVVVVHDRITPVPALEVIREIALRFPAVGVILLTADPSPAVLSGAMDAGARGVAGVPLSYDELGARVEAAAAWAAGVRRHLSPQQPALPAVPGGRLVAVAGAKGGVGTTVVAVQLALAAQAAGKSTALVDLDLQGGDIASYLDVQFRRSVADLADIADVTTRVLQDAMYVHESGPALLLAPGEGERGEEVTDRAARHVLHALRQRYEVVVVDCGTQMTGANAVAVETADTALLVTTPDVVAVRAAKRMVRMWDRLQIRKPQDVVATVNRYTRGSEIQPSLIARITGTRIASAVVPAAFRELQAVVDAGRLQDLDNRSTVKQGVWTLAAEIGVCGPGHAVPPRRSRRGRGEQGQVTLETLGMTPLILLVLVLVWQAVLTGYTFTLAGHAADQAARAAAVGKDAQAAAADDLPGAWQIEDFGTTHADGMVGVTVGLRVPVLFPGAIDFPLTVHGHASAVDEEAGTP; encoded by the coding sequence GTGACCGGCGTCCGCATCCTGTCGGGCACCCCCGACCCCGACACCGCCCGTGCCCTGACCGGGGTCCTCCACCAGCTGCCGGGAGCCGAACCCGGGCCCGCGCTGCCGGACTCCACCACGCTGCTGGACGTCCTCGCCCGCGCCGCCGGGACCGGGGTCGACGAACTGCCCGAGGTCGTCGTCGTCCACGACCGCATCACCCCGGTGCCCGCGCTGGAGGTCATCCGCGAGATCGCGCTGCGCTTCCCCGCGGTCGGCGTCATCCTGCTCACCGCCGACCCGAGCCCGGCCGTCCTGTCCGGCGCCATGGACGCCGGCGCGCGCGGTGTCGCCGGGGTGCCCCTGTCGTACGACGAACTCGGCGCCCGCGTCGAGGCGGCGGCCGCCTGGGCGGCCGGCGTACGGCGCCACCTCAGCCCCCAGCAGCCCGCGCTGCCCGCCGTCCCCGGGGGCAGGCTGGTCGCCGTGGCCGGAGCCAAGGGCGGGGTCGGCACCACCGTCGTCGCCGTACAGCTCGCCCTCGCCGCGCAGGCCGCCGGCAAGTCCACCGCCCTGGTCGACCTCGACCTCCAGGGCGGCGACATCGCCTCCTACCTCGACGTCCAGTTCCGCCGCTCCGTCGCCGACCTCGCGGACATCGCCGACGTGACCACCCGCGTACTGCAGGACGCCATGTACGTCCACGAGTCCGGGCCCGCGCTGCTGCTCGCCCCCGGCGAGGGCGAACGCGGCGAGGAGGTCACCGACCGTGCCGCCCGGCACGTGCTGCACGCCCTCCGGCAGCGGTACGAGGTCGTGGTCGTCGACTGCGGCACCCAGATGACCGGTGCCAACGCGGTCGCCGTCGAGACCGCGGACACCGCCCTGCTGGTGACCACGCCCGACGTGGTCGCCGTGCGCGCCGCCAAGCGCATGGTGCGCATGTGGGACCGGCTGCAGATCCGCAAGCCCCAGGACGTCGTCGCCACCGTCAACCGGTACACCCGGGGCAGCGAGATCCAGCCCTCGCTGATCGCCCGCATCACCGGCACCCGGATCGCCTCCGCCGTGGTCCCCGCCGCCTTCCGGGAACTGCAGGCGGTCGTGGACGCCGGACGGCTCCAGGACCTCGACAACCGCTCCACCGTCAAGCAGGGCGTGTGGACGCTCGCCGCGGAGATCGGCGTCTGCGGGCCCGGGCACGCGGTGCCGCCCCGCAGGAGCCGCCGCGGCCGCGGCGAACAGGGCCAGGTCACCCTGGAGACGCTGGGCATGACACCGCTGATCCTGCTGGTGCTCGTCCTGGTCTGGCAGGCGGTGCTGACCGGGTACACCTTCACCCTCGCCGGCCACGCCGCCGACCAGGCCGCCCGCGCGGCGGCGGTGGGGAAGGACGCGCAGGCGGCGGCGGCCGACGACCTGCCCGGCGCGTGGCAGATCGAGGACTTCGGCACCACGCACGCCGACGGCATGGTCGGGGTCACCGTGGGCCTGCGGGTCCCGGTCCTCTTCCCGGGCGCGATCGACTTCCCGCTGACCGTCCACGGCCACGCCTCGGCCGTCGACGAAGAGGCGGGCACGCCGTGA
- the cpaB gene encoding Flp pilus assembly protein CpaB, whose protein sequence is MNSRQRRGVVLLVVSALCALAAFAGVVTVIGDARSQVGPKVTAYRLAADVPAYETVGRAQLREVRIPERWLPVTAVRDVGQLDGKIAAVPLHRGSLLQTDMVAERPALRAGQMEIAIMIDAETGVAGKITPGARVNIFATFAPRRDTDPEVSKIIVAGARVIDVGRIKAFDTGGDNRRVSSQGVPITFALGAADAQRVAFAESFARHVRLALVAPGDATAPSERDRTYTLAGDGAAS, encoded by the coding sequence ATGAACTCACGTCAGCGTCGCGGCGTCGTCCTCCTCGTGGTCTCCGCGCTGTGCGCGCTCGCCGCCTTCGCCGGCGTCGTCACCGTCATCGGGGACGCCCGCTCCCAGGTCGGGCCGAAGGTGACCGCGTACCGGCTGGCCGCGGACGTGCCCGCGTACGAGACGGTCGGCCGCGCCCAACTGCGGGAGGTCCGGATACCCGAGCGCTGGCTGCCCGTCACCGCCGTCCGCGACGTCGGCCAGCTGGACGGCAAGATAGCCGCGGTCCCCCTGCACCGCGGCTCCCTGCTGCAGACGGACATGGTCGCCGAGCGGCCCGCGCTGCGGGCCGGGCAGATGGAGATCGCGATCATGATCGACGCGGAGACCGGCGTCGCCGGGAAGATCACCCCGGGGGCGAGGGTCAACATCTTCGCCACCTTCGCCCCGCGCAGGGACACCGACCCCGAGGTCTCGAAGATCATCGTCGCGGGCGCCCGGGTCATCGACGTCGGCCGGATCAAGGCCTTCGACACCGGCGGCGACAACCGCCGGGTCAGCAGCCAGGGAGTCCCCATCACCTTCGCCCTCGGCGCCGCCGACGCCCAGCGGGTCGCCTTCGCCGAGTCCTTCGCCCGGCACGTCCGCCTCGCGCTGGTCGCCCCGGGGGACGCGACCGCCCCCTCCGAACGGGACCGCACCTACACCCTCGCCGGTGACGGAGCCGCCTCGTGA